From Mytilus edulis chromosome 9, xbMytEdul2.2, whole genome shotgun sequence, the proteins below share one genomic window:
- the LOC139490465 gene encoding uncharacterized protein has product MTMISVRVFVVFMLMLEQPKTAVCKTNSACTDKIDSMMFQVIWAGLKSLKLETNNQNDERKSAGGSNYIQWGRSTCTSRNSELIYGGYTGGSSHTREGSAVTHLCLPKEPQWGVYDAKVNNNPFVGAAVFNIYDINIKNSLFDKSKYDMYRFPCAVCHTKIGSSTLMIPGRKDCIGDWNKEYTGYLMSGWPDHKSATEYICVDADSERLKKTSNWTDKSILYAVAAKCNHW; this is encoded by the exons ATGACTATGATATCTGTACGTGTATTCGTTGTGTTTATGCTGATGCTAGAACAACCCAAAACAGCAGTATGTAAAACAAATTCAGCATGCACTGATAAGATTGATTCGATGATGTTTCAGGTTATCTGGGCAGGACTGAAAAGTTTGAAACTGGagacaaataatcaaaatgaTGAAA GAAAATCTGCTGGTGGTTCGAACTATATACAATGGGGAAGATCCACATGCACTAGTAGAAATTCAGAGCTCATTTACGGTG GATACACCGGTGGGTCATCTCACACAAGAGAAGGATCAGCAGTCACCCACCTGTGTCTACCCAAAGAACCACAATGGGGAGTTTACGATGCGAAAGTTAACAATAATCCTTTTGTCGGAGCAGCCGTTTTCAACATCTACGATATCAACATAAAAAACTCATTGTTTGACAAAAGCAAATATGACATGTACCGTTTTCCATGTGCTGTCTGTCATACCAAGATTGGGTCATCAACACTTATGATACCTGGCCGTAAAGATTGTATTGGGGATTGGAATAAAGAATATACAGGGTACTTAATGTCAGGATGGCCTGACCATAAGTCTGCAACGGAATATATCTGTGTCGATGCCGATTCTGAGAGATTGAAGAAAACTTCCAACTGGACCGACAAAAGTATTTTATACGCTGTTGCCGCCAAATGTAATCATTGGTAA